Proteins encoded together in one Mobula hypostoma chromosome 9, sMobHyp1.1, whole genome shotgun sequence window:
- the LOC134351663 gene encoding uncharacterized protein LOC134351663 isoform X1, whose product MKPLAWNHSERGIYDCSRGPPPPYAASKSIMDESVVASRALVHPTPSHSTTSTKPATVTFQTFNQMVGTVQPIAQAQAYMPQQVHSNNEASSQNIFVYKTVSQPMCQTIYAPGTKQVTLQNKGSALSNNPAQPIALNGVVWMTAAGQMAQTVNNVYSVQFARMMQSHNPMHQNVRQSSKTPVSTSPAVAGAPQGQLNVPDSQGNHSSVLSLTAKDNSRCNDQTQIRSAFRKEDLFQDQGKTHSAVVGTAPARVFHRIWPTPPSYASVAQQIYGDRVKGDSSERAGSSVNLSQQQNGQHDFTNSNGQKRMMLARVTPMSQDRRNLQQNTNTFPTTDINKPKNLQLEDAQLHHKLGSNQESRTVSNAVSASEQLVDMKNTTTPQLSAVRISTQRNGSIASLVPPLLHKPSLHRQQNVHFIYTPATVSEQHTVTSSMSSLKAQHNVTSPGNYTSISNTSSKDPVASQLPPLSVGQGIFGVSSSSSNLVSQQTMTVSSVGAGNLCNNDHQNMLPPSIVPHSTNMSCSTFRLESKEGGKHPVHMPPSGFSLTPVRFNQENSQSSSVQLSTTDDCEKQSATNLPLVPPSVVEHNYQIMESSAVYTTLPSASEKDIPAKVIGGQVDTSNTVVDTSFSMLEMSKYSASSAANLSGSSGQHCQEMLVHGSSTIGERSEQQKKCANSVPVLIRQPSAGDLSSSFELNGSKRNLTSEIYISHTHPTFCEVQENLAVNNSPPPKRFLASALEDASQDGHSCKNAILCPDKESINSPELLHNEGLDKSGATNVAQDEVAVQPDICITGVFSLGDDKGLWGSVQQENLIDHINPDTSSSVLTSDEMHNSPGPKELVTVESGMRGKTNRAKECNTTVVSEKGPVMCVPLSNLESSQCHSVTESPRMVHMQPVMERSFDKNISELSGDSNDPANVLVDLTTADYCSSDSVLPCTFREHETKLVSDKSCLPFEVNDQHPLSFDKETQDLDELLHSVEAAIETLLNFWNPEFTPCTCGNTGKLICKHNNLHGRTCESKLPNTEEADLNFCGAVQVPDKADLLEGPGCDLSADVKVLGHVEILNLLAEISKSNTHQRLPAEIAESEQFTHSIVRLNKETQQKASQNANGDESNEYGAKALERKGRGYKGEPNCAPLQGLNNNNNNNSTIQKGKQQEKKVYCCINAWLVASGVLGINCNCKLSQGSKPESQTNLPTAVYKSQSSSEMSNQNGFANQMDVEPTLNHVPFVTHKNELEISEMRNSTPSLVPDYNQEKPLGEVPPEVCSADAIQQSSEVRTIENEMENLWNPGNANLNGFNASAILTDIVGLEGKLHQKKIEERKEVSLNAIENGPKKEDHAVLEKETDEDKTKNVRRDSSLNVLTEKASDQSDVLQFKQHIVKLGFKVMKRKADSTSCRSPQKKRKIGVQGKKIFVRSRGPQKSNHRRKTKCDFQDAKVLPKYNCRVMIQDKTYSSSGENAVLVSLVPLSGNLHKAMEKVNVKN is encoded by the exons ATGAAGCCTCTTGCCTGGAATCACAGTGAGAGAGGGATTTATGACTGCTCAAGGGGGCCACCACCACCTTATGCAGCATCAAAGTCGATTATGGATGAATCTGTTGTTGCAAGTAGAGCACTAGTTCATCCAACACCTTCACACTCTACTACTAGTACTAAACCTGCTACAGTTACCTTTCAAACCTTCAACCAGATGGTTGGGACAGTTCAGCCAATTGCACAGGCACAAGCATACATGCCTCAGCAAGTTCATTCCAATAATGAAGCCAGCTCACAAAACATTTTTGTCTATAAGACTGTATCACAGCCAATGTGTCAAACTATTTATGCTCCAGGAACGAAGCAGGTTACACTACAAAACAAAGGCAGTGCATTGTCCAATAACCCAGCCCAACCGATTGCTCTAAATGGGGTTGTGTGGATGACTGCGGCTGGCCAAATGGCTCAGACTGTTAATAATGTCTACAGTGTTCAGTTTGCTAGAATGATGCAATCTCACAATCCAATGCATCAAAATGTAAGGCAATCTTCAAAAACACCTGTTTCAACTTCCCCTGCAGTTGCAGGTGCTCCTCAAGGACAGCTGAATGTTCCAGATTCCCAAGGAAACCATAGCTCAGTTCTAAGTCTGACAGCAAAAGATAATTCAAGATGTAATGACCAGACACAAATTCGAAGTGCCTTTAGAAAGGAGGATTTATTTCAAGATCAGGGTAAAACACATTCAGCGGTAGTTGGCACAGCTCCTGCCCGAGTCTTTCATAGAATTTGGCCAACACCACCAAGCTATGCATCTGTTGCTCAACAAATATATGGAGATCGAGTAAAAGGCGACTCTTCTGAACGGGCTGGATCATCGGTTAATTTGAGTCAACAGCAAAATGGACAGCATGATTTTACTAATTCAAATGGGCAGAAGAGAATGATGCTTGCACGGGTGACTCCAATGTCCCAGGACCGGAGAAATTTGCAGCAAAATACAAATACTTTTCCAACTACAGATATAAATAAACCGAAGAACTTGCAGCTTGAAGATGCCCAGTTGCATCATAAATTAGGAAGTAATCAAGAAAGTAGAACAGTAAGCAATGCTGTTTCAGCTTCTGAACAGCTCGTTGACATGAAAAACACTACAACCCCTCAGCTATCTGCTGTCAGGATAAGTACACAGAGGAATGGTTCCATTGCATCACTTGTGCCTCCTCTCCTACATAAACCAAGTTTACACAGACAACAAAATGTTCACTTCATTTATACACCAGCAACTGTGAGTGAACAACATACTGTAACCTCTTCAATGTCGAGTTTAAAAGCTCAACACAATGTGacaagcccaggaaattacactTCAATTTCTAATACAAGTTCAAAGGATCCTGTAGCCTCGCAGTTACCTCCTTTGTCAGTTGGGCAGGGCATCTTTGGTGTTTCATCAAGTAGTTCAAATTTGGTCAGCCAACAGACTATGACTGTATCTTCGGTTGGAGCTGGGAATTTGTGTAATAATGATCATCAGAACATGCTGCCCCCATCGATTGTTCCACATTCAACAAATATGTCATGCTCTACATTCAGACTAGAATCTAAAGAAGGTGGTAAACATCCAGTTCACATGCCGCCTTCAGGTTTCAGTCTTACCCCTGTTAGGTTCAACCAAGAAAATTCTCAATCCTCGTCTGTTCAGCTCTCAACTACAGATGACTGTGAAAAGCAGAGCGCAACAAACCTTCCGCTTGTTCCACCTTCAGTGGTTGAGCATAATTACCAAATTATGGAAAGTAGTGCAGTCTATACCACTCTTCCATCAGCTTCTGAAAAGGATATCCCAGCAAAGGTAATTGGAGGCCAAGTTGACACCTCTAATACAGTAGTGGACACATCATTCTCTATGTTGGAGATGTCCAAATATTCGGCATCATCAGCTGCTAATTTGTCAGGCTCATCTGGGCAGCACTGTCAAGAAATGTTGGTTCATGGCTCATCAACCATAGGCGAACGTAGTGAGCAGCAGAAAAAATGTGCCAATTCAGTGCCAGTACTCATTAGGCAGCCGTCAGCTGGAGACCTGTCTTCATCTTTTGAACTAAATGGAAGCAAGAGGAACCTAACCTCCGAAATTTACATTTCCCACACCCATCCTACATTTTGTGAGGTTCAGGAAAACCTGGCTGTGAATAATAGTCCACCTCCAAAAAGGTTTCTGGCCTCTGCCCTGGAAGATGCCTCACAAGATGGGCATAGTTGTAAAAATGCAATTCTGTGTCCTGACAAGGAATCGATAAATTCTCCCGAGTTGTTACACAATGAAGGTTTGGATAAAAGTGGGGCTACTAATGTGGCTCAAGATGAGGTGGCAGTTCAACCAGACATCTGTATCACTGGAGTTTTTTCACTCGGAGATGATAAAGGACTGTGGGGATCTGTTCAACAAGAGAACCTTATTGATCACATTAACCCTGATACCAGTTCAAGTGTTCTTACTAGTGACGAGATGCACAATTCCCCTGGACCTAAAGAATTGGTAACTGTAGAATCTGGTATGAGAGGCAAAACAAATCGAGCCAAAGAATGTAACACTACTGTAGTGAGTGAAAAGGGGCCAGTGATGTGTGTACCTCTTTCTAACCTGGAAAGTAGTCAATGTCATTCGGTAACCGAATCTCCTAGAATGGTACATATGCAGCCAGTGATGGAACGTTCATTTGATAAAAACATTAGTGAATTGTCTGGTGATTCAAATGATCCAGCCAATGTTTTAGTTGATCTAACTACAGCAGATTACTGTTCTTCTGATTCTGTATTACCATGTACCTTCAGAGAGCATGAGACAAAACTAGTGTCTGATAAAAGCTGTTTACCTTTTGAAGTTAATGACCAGCATCCTTTGTCTTTTGACAAGGAAACACAGGATCTTGATGAGCTATTGCATTCAGTTGAGGCAGCAATTGAAACTTTACTGAATTTCTGGAATCCTGAATTTACTCCATGTACCTGTGGTAATACTGGAAAGTTGATTTGCAAGCATAATAATCTGCATGGACGGACTTGTGAGAGTAAACTGCCAAATACTGAAGAAGCTGATTTGAATTTTTGTGGAGCTGTCCAAGTGCCAGATAAGGCTGACTTGCTTGAGGGACCTGGTTGTGATCTATCTGCTGATGTAAAGGTGCTTGGGCATGTTGAAATTCTGAATCTACTTGCTGAGATATCAAAGTCAAATACGCATCAGAGGCTgcctgcagaaattgcagagtcTGAACAGTTCACTCATTCCATTGTGAGATTAAATAAAGAAACGCAACAAAAAGCTTCACAGAATGCCAATGGTGATGAGTCGAATGAATATGGTGCCAAGGCGCTGGAGAGAAAAGGAAGAGGATATAAGGGAGAACCAAATTGTGCACCCTTGCAGGGACTTaacaataataacaacaacaacagcactaTTCAGAAGGGAAAACAACAGGAAAAGAAAGTATATTGCTGCATTAATGCTTGGCTGGTTGCATCTGGGGTGCTTGGCATTAATTGCAATTGTAAATTATCGCAGGGAAGTAAACCTGAAAGCCAGACAAATTTGCCAACAGCAGTATACAAGAGCcaaagcagcagtgagatgaGCAATCAAAATGGTTTTGCAAATCAGATGGATGTAGAACCCACATTAAACCATGTGCCATTTGTGACTCACAAGAATGAATTGGAAATATCTGAAATGAGGAATTCTACTCCCAGTCTTGTTCCTGATTATAATCAGGAGAAACCTTTGGGAGAAGTGCCACCGGAGGTTTGTAGTGCTGATGCAATACAGCAGTCTAGTGAAGTCAGAACAATAGAAAATGAGATGGAAAACCTGTGGAATCCAGGAAATGCAAATTTAAATGGCTTTAATGCATCTGCTATATTAACAGACATAGTTGGTCTTGAAGGAAAACTTCATCAAAAGAAAATTGAGGAAAGAAAAGAAGTTTCTCTAAATGCTATTGAAAATGGACCGAAAAAGGAAGATCACGCTGTTTTGGAGAAGGAAACTGATGAAGATAAAACTAAGAATGTGAGAAGAGATTCTTCTCTGAATGTATTAACTGAGAAGGCCAGTGACCAAAGTGATGTACTGCAGTTTAAGCAACACATTGTTAAACTGGGATTTAAGG TAATGAAAAGGAAAGCTGACAGTACTAGTTGCCGGAGTCCACAGAAAAAAAGGAAGATTGGTGTTCAGG GAAAGAAAATATTTGTGAGGAGTCGAGGTCCACAGAAGAGCAACCATAGGAGGAAAACAAAGTGTGATTTTCAGG ATGCCAAAGTACTACCCAAGTATAACTGTCGTGTTATGATCCAGGATAAAACCTATTCCTCATCAGGAGAAAACGCTGTTCTTGTCAGTCTTGTGCCACTCTCTGGAAATCTTCATAAAGCAATGGAGAAAGTCAATGTGAAAAACTAA
- the LOC134351663 gene encoding uncharacterized protein LOC134351663 isoform X2 — protein sequence MKPLAWNHSERGIYDCSRGPPPPYAASKSIMDESVVASRALVHPTPSHSTTSTKPATVTFQTFNQMVGTVQPIAQAQAYMPQQVHSNNEASSQNIFVYKTVSQPMCQTIYAPGTKQVTLQNKGSALSNNPAQPIALNGVVWMTAAGQMAQTVNNVYSVQFARMMQSHNPMHQNVRQSSKTPVSTSPAVAGAPQGQLNVPDSQGNHSSVLSLTAKDNSRCNDQTQIRSAFRKEDLFQDQGKTHSAVVGTAPARVFHRIWPTPPSYASVAQQIYGDRVKGDSSERAGSSVNLSQQQNGQHDFTNSNGQKRMMLARVTPMSQDRRNLQQNTNTFPTTDINKPKNLQLEDAQLHHKLGSNQESRTVSNAVSASEQLVDMKNTTTPQLSAVRISTQRNGSIASLVPPLLHKPSLHRQQNVHFIYTPATVSEQHTVTSSMSSLKAQHNVTSPGNYTSISNTSSKDPVASQLPPLSVGQGIFGVSSSSSNLVSQQTMTVSSVGAGNLCNNDHQNMLPPSIVPHSTNMSCSTFRLESKEGGKHPVHMPPSGFSLTPVRFNQENSQSSSVQLSTTDDCEKQSATNLPLVPPSVVEHNYQIMESSAVYTTLPSASEKDIPAKVIGGQVDTSNTVVDTSFSMLEMSKYSASSAANLSGSSGQHCQEMLVHGSSTIGERSEQQKKCANSVPVLIRQPSAGDLSSSFELNGSKRNLTSEIYISHTHPTFCEVQENLAVNNSPPPKRFLASALEDASQDGHSCKNAILCPDKESINSPELLHNEGLDKSGATNVAQDEVAVQPDICITGVFSLGDDKGLWGSVQQENLIDHINPDTSSSVLTSDEMHNSPGPKELVTVESGMRGKTNRAKECNTTVVSEKGPVMCVPLSNLESSQCHSVTESPRMVHMQPVMERSFDKNISELSGDSNDPANVLVDLTTADYCSSDSVLPCTFREHETKLVSDKSCLPFEVNDQHPLSFDKETQDLDELLHSVEAAIETLLNFWNPEFTPCTCGNTGKLICKHNNLHGRTCESKLPNTEEADLNFCGAVQVPDKADLLEGPGCDLSADVKVLGHVEILNLLAEISKSNTHQRLPAEIAESEQFTHSIVRLNKETQQKASQNANGDESNEYGAKALERKGRGYKGEPNCAPLQGLNNNNNNNSTIQKGKQQEKKVYCCINAWLVASGVLGINCNCKLSQGSKPESQTNLPTAVYKSQSSSEMSNQNGFANQMDVEPTLNHVPFVTHKNELEISEMRNSTPSLVPDYNQEKPLGEVPPEVCSADAIQQSSEVRTIENEMENLWNPGNANLNGFNASAILTDIVGLEGKLHQKKIEERKEVSLNAIENGPKKEDHAVLEKETDEDKTKNVRRDSSLNVLTEKASDQSDVLQFKQHIVKLGFKVMKRKADSTSCRSPQKKRKIGVQDAKVLPKYNCRVMIQDKTYSSSGENAVLVSLVPLSGNLHKAMEKVNVKN from the exons ATGAAGCCTCTTGCCTGGAATCACAGTGAGAGAGGGATTTATGACTGCTCAAGGGGGCCACCACCACCTTATGCAGCATCAAAGTCGATTATGGATGAATCTGTTGTTGCAAGTAGAGCACTAGTTCATCCAACACCTTCACACTCTACTACTAGTACTAAACCTGCTACAGTTACCTTTCAAACCTTCAACCAGATGGTTGGGACAGTTCAGCCAATTGCACAGGCACAAGCATACATGCCTCAGCAAGTTCATTCCAATAATGAAGCCAGCTCACAAAACATTTTTGTCTATAAGACTGTATCACAGCCAATGTGTCAAACTATTTATGCTCCAGGAACGAAGCAGGTTACACTACAAAACAAAGGCAGTGCATTGTCCAATAACCCAGCCCAACCGATTGCTCTAAATGGGGTTGTGTGGATGACTGCGGCTGGCCAAATGGCTCAGACTGTTAATAATGTCTACAGTGTTCAGTTTGCTAGAATGATGCAATCTCACAATCCAATGCATCAAAATGTAAGGCAATCTTCAAAAACACCTGTTTCAACTTCCCCTGCAGTTGCAGGTGCTCCTCAAGGACAGCTGAATGTTCCAGATTCCCAAGGAAACCATAGCTCAGTTCTAAGTCTGACAGCAAAAGATAATTCAAGATGTAATGACCAGACACAAATTCGAAGTGCCTTTAGAAAGGAGGATTTATTTCAAGATCAGGGTAAAACACATTCAGCGGTAGTTGGCACAGCTCCTGCCCGAGTCTTTCATAGAATTTGGCCAACACCACCAAGCTATGCATCTGTTGCTCAACAAATATATGGAGATCGAGTAAAAGGCGACTCTTCTGAACGGGCTGGATCATCGGTTAATTTGAGTCAACAGCAAAATGGACAGCATGATTTTACTAATTCAAATGGGCAGAAGAGAATGATGCTTGCACGGGTGACTCCAATGTCCCAGGACCGGAGAAATTTGCAGCAAAATACAAATACTTTTCCAACTACAGATATAAATAAACCGAAGAACTTGCAGCTTGAAGATGCCCAGTTGCATCATAAATTAGGAAGTAATCAAGAAAGTAGAACAGTAAGCAATGCTGTTTCAGCTTCTGAACAGCTCGTTGACATGAAAAACACTACAACCCCTCAGCTATCTGCTGTCAGGATAAGTACACAGAGGAATGGTTCCATTGCATCACTTGTGCCTCCTCTCCTACATAAACCAAGTTTACACAGACAACAAAATGTTCACTTCATTTATACACCAGCAACTGTGAGTGAACAACATACTGTAACCTCTTCAATGTCGAGTTTAAAAGCTCAACACAATGTGacaagcccaggaaattacactTCAATTTCTAATACAAGTTCAAAGGATCCTGTAGCCTCGCAGTTACCTCCTTTGTCAGTTGGGCAGGGCATCTTTGGTGTTTCATCAAGTAGTTCAAATTTGGTCAGCCAACAGACTATGACTGTATCTTCGGTTGGAGCTGGGAATTTGTGTAATAATGATCATCAGAACATGCTGCCCCCATCGATTGTTCCACATTCAACAAATATGTCATGCTCTACATTCAGACTAGAATCTAAAGAAGGTGGTAAACATCCAGTTCACATGCCGCCTTCAGGTTTCAGTCTTACCCCTGTTAGGTTCAACCAAGAAAATTCTCAATCCTCGTCTGTTCAGCTCTCAACTACAGATGACTGTGAAAAGCAGAGCGCAACAAACCTTCCGCTTGTTCCACCTTCAGTGGTTGAGCATAATTACCAAATTATGGAAAGTAGTGCAGTCTATACCACTCTTCCATCAGCTTCTGAAAAGGATATCCCAGCAAAGGTAATTGGAGGCCAAGTTGACACCTCTAATACAGTAGTGGACACATCATTCTCTATGTTGGAGATGTCCAAATATTCGGCATCATCAGCTGCTAATTTGTCAGGCTCATCTGGGCAGCACTGTCAAGAAATGTTGGTTCATGGCTCATCAACCATAGGCGAACGTAGTGAGCAGCAGAAAAAATGTGCCAATTCAGTGCCAGTACTCATTAGGCAGCCGTCAGCTGGAGACCTGTCTTCATCTTTTGAACTAAATGGAAGCAAGAGGAACCTAACCTCCGAAATTTACATTTCCCACACCCATCCTACATTTTGTGAGGTTCAGGAAAACCTGGCTGTGAATAATAGTCCACCTCCAAAAAGGTTTCTGGCCTCTGCCCTGGAAGATGCCTCACAAGATGGGCATAGTTGTAAAAATGCAATTCTGTGTCCTGACAAGGAATCGATAAATTCTCCCGAGTTGTTACACAATGAAGGTTTGGATAAAAGTGGGGCTACTAATGTGGCTCAAGATGAGGTGGCAGTTCAACCAGACATCTGTATCACTGGAGTTTTTTCACTCGGAGATGATAAAGGACTGTGGGGATCTGTTCAACAAGAGAACCTTATTGATCACATTAACCCTGATACCAGTTCAAGTGTTCTTACTAGTGACGAGATGCACAATTCCCCTGGACCTAAAGAATTGGTAACTGTAGAATCTGGTATGAGAGGCAAAACAAATCGAGCCAAAGAATGTAACACTACTGTAGTGAGTGAAAAGGGGCCAGTGATGTGTGTACCTCTTTCTAACCTGGAAAGTAGTCAATGTCATTCGGTAACCGAATCTCCTAGAATGGTACATATGCAGCCAGTGATGGAACGTTCATTTGATAAAAACATTAGTGAATTGTCTGGTGATTCAAATGATCCAGCCAATGTTTTAGTTGATCTAACTACAGCAGATTACTGTTCTTCTGATTCTGTATTACCATGTACCTTCAGAGAGCATGAGACAAAACTAGTGTCTGATAAAAGCTGTTTACCTTTTGAAGTTAATGACCAGCATCCTTTGTCTTTTGACAAGGAAACACAGGATCTTGATGAGCTATTGCATTCAGTTGAGGCAGCAATTGAAACTTTACTGAATTTCTGGAATCCTGAATTTACTCCATGTACCTGTGGTAATACTGGAAAGTTGATTTGCAAGCATAATAATCTGCATGGACGGACTTGTGAGAGTAAACTGCCAAATACTGAAGAAGCTGATTTGAATTTTTGTGGAGCTGTCCAAGTGCCAGATAAGGCTGACTTGCTTGAGGGACCTGGTTGTGATCTATCTGCTGATGTAAAGGTGCTTGGGCATGTTGAAATTCTGAATCTACTTGCTGAGATATCAAAGTCAAATACGCATCAGAGGCTgcctgcagaaattgcagagtcTGAACAGTTCACTCATTCCATTGTGAGATTAAATAAAGAAACGCAACAAAAAGCTTCACAGAATGCCAATGGTGATGAGTCGAATGAATATGGTGCCAAGGCGCTGGAGAGAAAAGGAAGAGGATATAAGGGAGAACCAAATTGTGCACCCTTGCAGGGACTTaacaataataacaacaacaacagcactaTTCAGAAGGGAAAACAACAGGAAAAGAAAGTATATTGCTGCATTAATGCTTGGCTGGTTGCATCTGGGGTGCTTGGCATTAATTGCAATTGTAAATTATCGCAGGGAAGTAAACCTGAAAGCCAGACAAATTTGCCAACAGCAGTATACAAGAGCcaaagcagcagtgagatgaGCAATCAAAATGGTTTTGCAAATCAGATGGATGTAGAACCCACATTAAACCATGTGCCATTTGTGACTCACAAGAATGAATTGGAAATATCTGAAATGAGGAATTCTACTCCCAGTCTTGTTCCTGATTATAATCAGGAGAAACCTTTGGGAGAAGTGCCACCGGAGGTTTGTAGTGCTGATGCAATACAGCAGTCTAGTGAAGTCAGAACAATAGAAAATGAGATGGAAAACCTGTGGAATCCAGGAAATGCAAATTTAAATGGCTTTAATGCATCTGCTATATTAACAGACATAGTTGGTCTTGAAGGAAAACTTCATCAAAAGAAAATTGAGGAAAGAAAAGAAGTTTCTCTAAATGCTATTGAAAATGGACCGAAAAAGGAAGATCACGCTGTTTTGGAGAAGGAAACTGATGAAGATAAAACTAAGAATGTGAGAAGAGATTCTTCTCTGAATGTATTAACTGAGAAGGCCAGTGACCAAAGTGATGTACTGCAGTTTAAGCAACACATTGTTAAACTGGGATTTAAGG TAATGAAAAGGAAAGCTGACAGTACTAGTTGCCGGAGTCCACAGAAAAAAAGGAAGATTGGTGTTCAGG ATGCCAAAGTACTACCCAAGTATAACTGTCGTGTTATGATCCAGGATAAAACCTATTCCTCATCAGGAGAAAACGCTGTTCTTGTCAGTCTTGTGCCACTCTCTGGAAATCTTCATAAAGCAATGGAGAAAGTCAATGTGAAAAACTAA